In one Acidobacteriota bacterium genomic region, the following are encoded:
- a CDS encoding 4Fe-4S binding protein: DGNYYFFTMPLLVGIAEMHGGRATPQFWQDFSSYMAGEFGRAYTSTKVSQMRTIPVGKSITVEHHVTTYDNIRDIINNTSDPIVINRCMCRMGAAARGNPCKKTHREETCMAFGEWAKLAVAGGVRPISKEEALEIMRQNEEDGLVLQPNNYRKVDFVCACCGCCCGILKVQKALPDPAVVWAHNFYATVDAGSCTGCGTCVERCQVNAIGIDEKSGAAVIGLERCIGCGNCVVTCASEAIKLVKKEEETVPPVDAPALYRMLAERM, encoded by the coding sequence GGACGGCAATTATTACTTTTTCACCATGCCGCTGCTCGTGGGCATTGCGGAAATGCATGGCGGCCGGGCTACGCCCCAGTTCTGGCAGGATTTTTCCTCCTACATGGCCGGGGAATTCGGCAGGGCATACACCAGCACCAAAGTTTCGCAGATGCGGACCATCCCGGTGGGAAAGAGCATTACCGTCGAGCATCACGTCACCACCTATGACAATATCCGGGACATCATCAACAATACCAGCGACCCGATAGTCATCAACCGATGCATGTGCCGGATGGGAGCGGCGGCGCGGGGCAACCCCTGCAAGAAGACTCACCGTGAAGAAACCTGCATGGCCTTCGGGGAATGGGCGAAGCTGGCGGTAGCGGGTGGTGTCCGCCCCATCTCCAAGGAAGAAGCGCTGGAAATCATGCGCCAGAATGAAGAGGACGGGCTCGTCCTGCAGCCCAACAACTACCGGAAGGTGGATTTTGTCTGCGCCTGTTGCGGGTGCTGCTGCGGTATTCTGAAGGTACAAAAGGCCTTGCCTGATCCGGCGGTGGTCTGGGCGCACAACTTTTATGCGACGGTGGATGCGGGGTCTTGCACGGGCTGCGGCACGTGTGTCGAGCGCTGCCAGGTCAATGCCATCGGGATCGACGAAAAGAGCGGTGCGGCCGTGATCGGCCTGGAGCGGTGCATCGGCTGCGGCAACTGTGTGGTCACCTGCGCCTCGGAAGCCATAAAACTTGTGAAAAAGGAGGAAGAAACCGTTCCACCCGTGGACGCTCCCGCGCTTTACAGGATGCTGGCGGAGAGGATGTAG